A DNA window from Candidatus Protochlamydia naegleriophila contains the following coding sequences:
- a CDS encoding TetR/AcrR family transcriptional regulator translates to MSNQKKRAYRSEGRLEQAIKTRGRILTAAKHLFESDGFECVTIEKLAHAADVSAPTIYALFQSKRGVLRALLDEVLPVEQFEALVNQAKAERSPQQRLMISAKIARHIYDAEKAQIDLLHSASMLAPEFKELEKEREMRRYTRQEETIKQMISENSLQKGLTLSKARDILWAFTGRDLYRMLVIEQAWTSDDYEQWLGQLLIKALVGNAL, encoded by the coding sequence ATGTCAAATCAAAAGAAAAGAGCTTACCGCTCAGAAGGACGCCTCGAACAAGCCATCAAAACTAGAGGACGCATCCTTACGGCTGCCAAACACCTCTTTGAGAGTGATGGCTTTGAATGCGTCACGATTGAAAAGCTGGCACATGCGGCCGACGTTTCTGCCCCTACGATCTATGCTCTTTTTCAATCGAAGCGTGGCGTCTTGCGCGCCCTATTGGATGAGGTGCTACCAGTCGAGCAATTTGAGGCTCTCGTAAATCAAGCGAAAGCAGAAAGGTCGCCGCAGCAAAGGCTGATGATTTCGGCTAAAATTGCCCGCCACATCTACGATGCGGAAAAAGCACAAATCGACCTTTTGCACAGTGCTTCTATGTTGGCTCCAGAATTCAAGGAGCTCGAAAAAGAAAGAGAGATGCGCCGCTACACACGTCAAGAAGAGACTATCAAGCAGATGATTAGTGAAAATTCGCTTCAAAAAGGGCTCACTCTTTCGAAGGCACGCGATATCTTGTGGGCTTTCACGGGGCGAGATCTCTACCGCATGTTAGTCATTGAACAAGCATGGACTTCGGACGATTATGAACAATGGCTCGGTCAATTGTTAATAAAAGCATTGGTTGGGAACGCTCTATAA
- a CDS encoding nuclear transport factor 2 family protein, whose product MSQNHAATIEAYYTALAGKNVSALEKYLHPNVQFLGPFGRATGKEAVLGATTHFANLFKSLKIRTTFSSEDQAMIVYDVDFPEPVGLIRTAALMTFPGEIITKIEVFFDARPFEKMQTVK is encoded by the coding sequence ATGAGCCAGAATCATGCAGCCACAATTGAAGCTTACTATACAGCCCTTGCTGGAAAGAATGTATCGGCATTAGAAAAATATCTTCATCCTAATGTTCAATTCCTAGGACCGTTTGGCAGGGCAACTGGAAAAGAAGCTGTTTTAGGAGCCACGACTCATTTTGCGAATCTTTTTAAGAGTCTCAAGATACGTACCACATTTAGTTCTGAGGATCAGGCCATGATTGTGTATGACGTTGATTTTCCAGAGCCGGTGGGCCTCATTCGCACGGCTGCGCTCATGACCTTTCCAGGTGAGATAATAACCAAAATCGAAGTTTTTTTCGATGCTCGCCCGTTTGAAAAAATGCAAACAGTCAAATAG